A stretch of Bordetella genomosp. 13 DNA encodes these proteins:
- the phoB gene encoding phosphate regulon transcriptional regulator PhoB: MSSTILVVEDEPAIQELIAVNLSFAGHKVLRAFDAEQAQTLIRAELPDLILLDWMLPGTSGLSLARKLREDERTRTVPVIMLTAKGSEQDKVDGLEAGADDYITKPFSPKELMARIKAVLRRRAPQLTDDIIDVAGLKLDPVTHRLSGNAQQLQIGPTEFRLLHFFMTHPERVFSRSQLLDQVWGDHVFVEERTVDVHIRRLRKALEPSGHDIHVETVRGSGYRFTAQLPAR; this comes from the coding sequence ATGTCCAGCACCATACTTGTTGTCGAAGACGAACCCGCCATCCAGGAACTGATCGCCGTCAACCTGTCGTTCGCCGGACACAAGGTTCTCCGGGCTTTCGACGCCGAGCAAGCCCAGACTCTTATCCGCGCCGAACTGCCCGACCTCATTCTGCTCGACTGGATGCTGCCCGGCACCTCGGGCCTGTCGCTGGCCCGCAAGCTGCGCGAAGACGAACGCACCCGCACCGTGCCCGTCATCATGCTGACGGCCAAGGGTTCGGAACAGGACAAGGTCGACGGCCTCGAGGCCGGCGCCGACGACTACATCACCAAGCCGTTCTCGCCCAAAGAGCTCATGGCCCGCATCAAGGCCGTGCTGCGCCGCCGCGCGCCCCAGCTCACGGACGACATCATCGACGTCGCGGGCCTGAAGCTCGATCCGGTCACGCACCGCCTGTCGGGCAACGCCCAGCAGCTGCAGATCGGCCCCACCGAATTCCGCCTGCTGCACTTCTTCATGACGCACCCCGAGCGCGTGTTCTCGCGTTCGCAACTGCTCGACCAGGTGTGGGGCGACCACGTCTTCGTCGAAGAGCGCACCGTCGACGTGCACATTCGCCGCCTGCGCAAGGCGCTCGAGCCCAGCGGCCACGACATCCACGTGGAAACCGTCCGCGGCAGCGGCTACCGCTTCACCGCCCAGCTGCCCGCGCGCTGA
- a CDS encoding Tim44 domain-containing protein, producing MSRLSFSRFIAAALVAVSGATLLVTSFDAEARRAGGGSSVGRQSSNVTQQRQATTPPSAASNTTAAGSTAATGAAAAGSTAAAAGARSGASRWLGPIAGLAIGLGLAGLLSSLGLSGAFAEFMASMLLIALVVFAVIFIVRRLRGASQSRHAFQGAGNGAGNANYRDNARAQPMHREALRPAPAQPAAAPAAAALPKAGEDGNWFIPGDFDTPRFLQQAKEQFTNIQALWDTGDVSRLREYLTDDLITELKPQLEARAGAPNKTEVVLLNAEMLGIETVSDGHLASVRFSGMLREDPTAEAFRFEEVWNLFKPAQGGWLLAGIQQIPVEYAS from the coding sequence ATGTCCCGACTTTCCTTTTCCCGATTCATCGCCGCGGCGCTGGTCGCCGTCTCGGGCGCCACGTTGCTCGTGACGTCCTTCGACGCCGAAGCGCGCCGCGCGGGCGGCGGCAGCAGCGTGGGCCGCCAATCCTCCAACGTCACGCAGCAGCGCCAGGCGACCACGCCTCCGTCCGCTGCCAGCAACACCACGGCCGCCGGCAGCACCGCGGCCACGGGCGCGGCCGCCGCCGGCTCCACGGCCGCGGCTGCGGGCGCTCGCAGCGGCGCGTCGCGCTGGCTCGGCCCCATCGCCGGCCTGGCCATCGGCCTGGGCCTGGCGGGCCTGCTGTCGTCGCTGGGCCTGTCCGGCGCCTTCGCCGAGTTCATGGCCAGCATGCTGCTGATCGCCCTGGTGGTGTTCGCCGTCATCTTCATCGTGCGCCGCCTGCGTGGCGCCAGCCAGTCGCGCCATGCGTTCCAGGGCGCGGGCAACGGCGCGGGCAACGCCAACTACCGCGACAACGCCCGCGCGCAGCCCATGCATCGCGAAGCGCTGCGTCCGGCCCCGGCCCAGCCGGCGGCTGCTCCTGCCGCAGCCGCGCTGCCCAAGGCCGGCGAGGATGGCAACTGGTTCATCCCGGGCGACTTCGACACCCCGCGCTTCCTGCAGCAGGCCAAGGAACAGTTCACCAACATCCAGGCTCTGTGGGATACCGGCGACGTCAGCCGCCTGCGCGAGTACCTGACCGATGACCTGATCACCGAACTGAAGCCGCAGCTCGAGGCCCGCGCCGGTGCGCCCAACAAGACGGAAGTCGTGCTGCTGAACGCGGAGATGCTGGGTATCGAAACCGTCTCCGACGGTCACCTGGCCAGCGTGCGCTTCTCCGGCATGCTGCGCGAAGACCCCACCGCCGAAGCCTTCCGCTTCGAGGAAGTGTGGAACCTGTTCAAGCCGGCGCAAGGCGGCTGGCTGCTGGCGGGTATCCAGCAGATCCCGGTCGAGTACGCCAGCTAA
- the ubiB gene encoding ubiquinone biosynthesis regulatory protein kinase UbiB, which produces MLILPRLLRILFVAFRYGLDELVLSSLNHPVATALLRVIRLGTRPRAPRGMRLRQALESLGPVFVKFGQVLSTRRDLIPTDIANELALLQDRVPPFPSAQAAASIEAALGAPPHELFAHFEIDPVASASIAQVHFAVLRDGREVAVKVLRPGILGLIEKDMALLRVVAGIIERLGPDGRRLKPREVVGEFDKYLHDELDLVREASNCSQLRRNFGPETGRGDVLIVPEVMWEYTASTVFTMQRMHGIPVGQVDRLRAAGIDIKTLARSGVEIFFTQVFTDGFFHADMHPGNIYVSDDPQTLGRYIALDFGIVGSLSEFDKNYLAQNFLAFFHRDYRRVAQLHIESGWVPADTREEELEGAVRAVCEPYFDRPLSEISLGQVLLRLFQTSRRFNVEIQPQLVLLQKTLLNVEGLGRQLDPDLDLWKTAKPYLERWMRQRIGLDGLRKKLSKEAGQWSQMLPELPRLVHDRLSRPDVGPELLRETQRLRRAQEDGNRLLAALTAVLAVAVAVAIWALTR; this is translated from the coding sequence ATGCTGATCCTGCCGCGGCTGCTTCGCATCCTCTTCGTGGCTTTCCGCTACGGCCTGGACGAACTGGTGTTGTCCAGCCTCAATCATCCGGTGGCTACCGCGCTGCTGCGCGTCATCCGCCTGGGCACGCGCCCGCGCGCGCCGCGCGGCATGCGCCTGCGCCAGGCGCTCGAGTCGCTGGGGCCGGTGTTCGTCAAGTTCGGACAGGTGCTGTCCACGCGCCGCGACCTGATTCCCACCGACATCGCCAACGAACTGGCGCTGCTGCAGGACCGCGTGCCGCCATTCCCCTCGGCGCAGGCGGCCGCCAGCATCGAGGCCGCGCTGGGCGCGCCGCCGCACGAGCTGTTCGCCCACTTCGAGATCGATCCGGTGGCCTCCGCCTCCATCGCTCAGGTGCATTTCGCGGTGCTGCGCGACGGCCGCGAGGTGGCCGTGAAGGTCCTGCGTCCCGGCATCCTGGGCCTCATCGAGAAGGACATGGCGCTGCTGCGCGTGGTGGCCGGCATCATCGAGCGCCTGGGGCCCGATGGCCGCCGTCTCAAGCCGCGCGAAGTCGTGGGCGAGTTCGACAAATACCTGCACGACGAACTGGACCTGGTGCGCGAGGCCTCGAACTGCAGCCAGCTGCGCCGCAACTTCGGTCCCGAGACGGGCCGCGGCGACGTGCTGATCGTGCCCGAAGTGATGTGGGAGTACACCGCCAGCACGGTCTTCACCATGCAGCGCATGCATGGCATTCCGGTCGGGCAGGTAGACCGCCTGCGCGCGGCCGGCATCGACATCAAGACGCTGGCGCGCAGCGGAGTCGAGATATTCTTCACGCAGGTGTTCACCGACGGCTTCTTCCATGCCGACATGCATCCTGGCAACATCTACGTGTCGGACGACCCGCAGACGCTCGGCCGCTACATCGCGCTGGATTTCGGCATCGTCGGATCGCTGTCCGAGTTCGACAAGAACTATCTCGCGCAGAATTTCCTGGCCTTCTTCCACCGCGACTACCGGCGCGTGGCGCAGCTGCACATCGAGTCGGGCTGGGTGCCCGCCGATACCCGCGAAGAAGAGCTCGAGGGTGCCGTGCGGGCGGTATGCGAACCGTACTTCGACCGGCCGCTGTCGGAGATCTCGCTGGGCCAGGTGCTGCTGCGGCTGTTCCAGACCTCGCGGCGCTTCAATGTCGAAATCCAGCCGCAACTGGTATTGTTGCAAAAGACCCTGCTGAACGTGGAAGGGCTGGGCCGCCAGTTGGATCCTGACCTGGATCTGTGGAAAACGGCCAAGCCCTATCTCGAACGCTGGATGCGCCAGCGCATCGGACTGGACGGACTGCGCAAGAAGCTGTCCAAGGAAGCCGGGCAATGGTCGCAGATGTTGCCGGAACTGCCCCGCCTGGTGCATGACCGGCTCAGCAGGCCCGACGTCGGTCCGGAATTGTTGCGAGAGACGCAACGGTTGCGCCGGGCCCAGGAAGACGGCAACCGCCTTCTGGCGGCGCTGACGGCGGTTCTGGCCGTAGCGGTCGCCGTGGCGATCTGGGCGCTGACACGATGA
- the serA gene encoding phosphoglycerate dehydrogenase, which yields MTKIVLFENIHPSARAVFEAAGYTDVVTHASALPPAQLRDALRGAEVVGIRSRTHLDAELLSGPDLRVVGCFCIGTNQVDLDSAMLRGVPVFNAPFSNTRSVAELVLGEAILLLRRIPEKNTRVHAGHWDKTAAGAFEARGKTLGIIGYGNIGSQIGTLAEAVGMRVTFFDVEAKLPLGNARQAGSLDELLQQSDVVTLHVPGGKSTENIMNAETLARMRRGAILINASRGTVVDLQALRDALQSGHLAGAALDVFPVEPKSADEPLSSPLVGMPNVILTPHIGGSTQESQEAIGREVAEKLVRFIQAGTTKTAVNFPELPYLEPMGGTRVLHVHRNAPGALGALDNLMAQHGLNIVSQSLQTRGQVGYVITDVEGKVDDVVMAALCSHPVTIRCDRL from the coding sequence ATGACCAAGATCGTCCTGTTCGAGAACATCCATCCCAGCGCGCGCGCCGTCTTCGAGGCGGCCGGCTACACCGACGTCGTCACGCATGCCTCGGCGCTGCCGCCGGCGCAATTGCGCGACGCCCTGCGCGGCGCCGAAGTGGTCGGCATCCGTTCGCGCACGCATCTGGATGCCGAACTGCTGTCGGGACCCGACCTGCGCGTGGTGGGCTGCTTCTGCATCGGCACCAACCAGGTCGACCTGGACTCCGCCATGTTGCGCGGCGTGCCAGTCTTCAACGCCCCCTTCTCGAATACCCGCTCGGTGGCTGAACTCGTGCTGGGCGAGGCGATCCTGCTGCTGCGCCGCATCCCTGAAAAGAACACGCGCGTGCACGCCGGCCACTGGGACAAGACCGCCGCCGGCGCCTTCGAGGCGCGCGGCAAGACGCTGGGCATCATCGGTTACGGCAACATCGGCTCGCAGATCGGCACCCTGGCCGAGGCCGTGGGCATGCGGGTCACCTTCTTCGACGTCGAGGCCAAGCTGCCGCTGGGCAACGCGCGCCAGGCCGGCTCGCTGGACGAACTGCTGCAGCAGTCCGACGTGGTCACCCTGCACGTGCCCGGCGGCAAGAGCACCGAGAACATCATGAATGCCGAGACGCTGGCGCGCATGCGCCGCGGCGCCATTCTCATCAACGCCTCGCGCGGCACCGTGGTCGACCTGCAGGCTTTGCGCGACGCGCTGCAGTCCGGGCACCTGGCCGGCGCGGCGCTGGACGTCTTTCCCGTCGAACCAAAAAGCGCGGACGAGCCGCTGTCCAGCCCGCTGGTGGGCATGCCCAACGTCATCCTCACGCCTCACATCGGCGGCAGCACACAGGAATCGCAAGAGGCCATCGGCCGCGAAGTCGCCGAGAAACTGGTGCGCTTCATCCAGGCCGGCACCACCAAGACGGCCGTCAACTTCCCCGAACTGCCCTATCTCGAACCCATGGGCGGCACGCGCGTCCTGCACGTGCACCGCAACGCCCCCGGAGCCCTGGGCGCGCTGGACAACCTGATGGCTCAACACGGACTGAACATCGTCAGCCAGAGCCTGCAGACCCGCGGACAGGTGGGCTACGTCATCACCGACGTGGAAGGCAAGGTGGACGACGTCGTGATGGCCGCGCTGTGCAGCCATCCGGTCACGATACGCTGCGATCGGCTCTAG
- the ubiE gene encoding bifunctional demethylmenaquinone methyltransferase/2-methoxy-6-polyprenyl-1,4-benzoquinol methylase UbiE: protein MQNTSSPSGAQASGQDTTHFGFQSVPENEKARKVAEVFHSVASRYDVMNDLMSGGLHRVWKAFTIGRAAVRPGMKVLDIAGGTGDLARAFARRAGPTGEVWLTDINDSMLRVGRDRLADSGLLLPVTVCDAERLPFPDGYFDRVSVAFGLRNMTHKDRALAEMTRVLRPGGKLLVLEFSRVAKPLAPAYDWYSFNVLPWLGRNVAKDEASYRYLAESIRMHPDQDTLAGMLRDAGLERVQYFNLTAGVAALHEGVRLN, encoded by the coding sequence ATGCAGAACACTTCCTCCCCGTCCGGCGCGCAGGCGTCCGGGCAAGACACGACCCATTTCGGCTTTCAATCCGTCCCTGAAAACGAGAAGGCGCGCAAGGTGGCGGAAGTCTTCCATTCGGTGGCGTCCCGCTACGACGTCATGAACGACCTCATGTCCGGCGGCCTGCATCGCGTCTGGAAGGCTTTCACCATCGGTCGCGCGGCCGTGCGGCCGGGCATGAAAGTGCTGGACATCGCCGGCGGCACGGGCGATCTGGCCCGGGCCTTCGCGCGACGCGCCGGTCCCACGGGCGAGGTCTGGCTGACCGACATCAACGATTCCATGCTGCGCGTGGGGCGCGACCGCTTGGCCGACAGCGGCCTGCTGCTGCCCGTCACCGTGTGCGACGCCGAGCGCCTGCCGTTTCCCGACGGCTATTTCGACCGCGTCAGCGTGGCCTTCGGTCTGCGCAACATGACGCACAAAGACCGGGCGTTGGCCGAGATGACGCGCGTGCTGCGGCCGGGCGGCAAGCTGCTGGTGCTCGAGTTTTCGCGGGTGGCCAAGCCGCTGGCGCCGGCCTACGACTGGTATTCGTTCAACGTGTTGCCGTGGCTGGGCCGGAATGTCGCCAAGGACGAAGCCAGCTACCGCTACCTGGCCGAATCCATCCGCATGCACCCCGACCAGGACACCCTGGCGGGCATGCTGCGCGATGCCGGGCTGGAACGCGTGCAGTACTTCAACCTGACGGCGGGCGTGGCCGCCTTGCACGAGGGCGTGCGCCTGAACTGA
- the phoR gene encoding phosphate regulon sensor histidine kinase PhoR yields the protein MIWLRTLMLIALWAVISALAEWLLGNPFGWILFSVAMVAIVLWRSWRLQRVARWAQHPETSPPVAVGAWDDILAPLYRHLRARARDLADTRDAMQSMLAAAQALPDGVVTLNEDFQIDWCNRMARRHLGLRLPADRGHNLLNLLRSPEFVAYAHSNDWPEPILLRLSQNGQERVMMIQLTSYASDQRLLISRDVTQIEKLETTRRDFVANVSHELRTPLTVLSGFLETLRDMPADSLPAAQRDQYVGMMHEQAQRMQAIVEDLLTLSTLESSPSADPVAVDMTQTLQNARQQVEALSGGRHTFEWHIDPHLHLLGSGSELASAVSNLLTNAVRYTPDGGRITVRWRPEEDGSACYSVQDTGIGIPARHIPRLTERFYRVDRGRSRAVGGTGLGLAITKHIAMRHDATLFIESEPGKGSTFSLRFPPERVARNETPA from the coding sequence ATGATCTGGCTGCGCACGTTGATGCTGATCGCTCTCTGGGCGGTCATTTCGGCGCTTGCCGAATGGTTGCTGGGCAATCCTTTCGGCTGGATCCTGTTCAGCGTGGCGATGGTCGCCATCGTACTGTGGCGCAGCTGGCGGCTGCAGCGGGTGGCGCGCTGGGCCCAACATCCGGAAACCTCTCCGCCCGTCGCGGTGGGCGCGTGGGACGACATCCTCGCGCCGCTGTACCGGCACCTGCGCGCCCGCGCGCGCGACCTGGCCGATACCCGCGACGCCATGCAGAGCATGCTGGCCGCGGCGCAGGCGCTGCCCGACGGCGTGGTCACGCTCAACGAAGATTTCCAGATCGACTGGTGCAACCGCATGGCGCGGCGCCACCTGGGGCTGCGCCTGCCCGCCGACCGCGGCCACAATCTGCTGAACCTGCTGCGCTCGCCGGAATTCGTGGCCTACGCGCACAGCAACGACTGGCCCGAGCCCATCCTGCTGCGCCTGTCGCAGAACGGCCAGGAACGCGTGATGATGATCCAGCTGACGTCGTACGCCAGCGACCAGCGCCTGCTGATCTCGCGCGACGTCACCCAGATCGAGAAGCTCGAGACCACCCGCCGCGACTTCGTGGCCAACGTCTCGCACGAATTGCGCACGCCCCTGACGGTGCTGTCCGGCTTCCTCGAAACCCTGCGCGACATGCCGGCCGACTCGCTGCCCGCCGCGCAGCGCGACCAGTACGTGGGCATGATGCACGAGCAGGCGCAGCGCATGCAGGCCATCGTCGAAGACCTGCTCACGCTGTCCACGCTCGAATCCTCGCCCAGCGCCGACCCTGTGGCGGTGGACATGACGCAGACCCTGCAGAACGCCCGCCAGCAGGTCGAGGCGTTGTCGGGCGGACGCCATACGTTCGAGTGGCACATCGATCCCCACCTGCATCTGCTGGGCAGCGGCAGCGAACTAGCGTCGGCCGTGTCCAACCTGCTGACGAACGCGGTGCGCTACACGCCCGATGGCGGACGCATCACCGTGCGCTGGCGTCCCGAAGAGGACGGCTCGGCGTGTTATAGCGTGCAGGACACCGGCATCGGCATTCCGGCGCGCCACATCCCGCGCCTCACCGAGCGCTTCTACCGCGTCGACCGCGGCCGGTCCCGCGCGGTGGGCGGCACGGGCCTGGGCCTGGCCATCACCAAGCACATCGCCATGCGCCACGACGCGACGCTGTTCATCGAAAGCGAACCGGGCAAAGGCAGCACCTTCTCCCTGCGCTTCCCGCCCGAACGCGTGGCGCGCAACGAGACGCCGGCCTGA
- a CDS encoding ubiquinone biosynthesis accessory factor UbiJ: MSLPSALPTPARLAAGALNALLGREPWARERLSRHAGKTVRFALAGQVLSLTIDSQGAVSSADQAIVPDVTLTLQSDRLRPDRLLGGKPDFAEVTHISGDAALAQTVAELARDLRWDAESDLARVVGDIPATRLASGARALANGLRTAGQRLAANVSEYLTEEQPMLAGKPLLEQWRHDLAALQSDADALQRRIAELNARLARLTAKRSA; encoded by the coding sequence ATGTCGCTTCCTTCCGCCTTGCCTACTCCTGCGCGCCTGGCCGCGGGCGCGCTCAATGCCCTGCTGGGGCGAGAGCCCTGGGCGCGCGAGCGCCTGTCGCGGCACGCCGGCAAGACCGTGCGCTTCGCGCTGGCAGGGCAGGTCCTGTCGCTCACCATCGACAGCCAAGGGGCCGTCTCGTCCGCCGACCAGGCCATCGTGCCCGACGTCACGCTGACGCTGCAGTCCGACAGGCTGCGGCCCGACCGCCTGCTGGGCGGCAAGCCGGACTTTGCCGAGGTCACGCACATCTCGGGCGATGCCGCGCTGGCGCAGACGGTGGCCGAGCTGGCGCGCGACCTGCGCTGGGATGCCGAGAGCGACCTGGCGCGCGTCGTGGGCGACATTCCCGCCACGCGGCTGGCATCGGGCGCGCGCGCGCTGGCCAACGGCCTGCGCACGGCCGGCCAGCGCCTTGCGGCCAATGTCTCCGAATACCTCACCGAAGAGCAGCCCATGCTGGCGGGCAAGCCTTTGCTGGAGCAATGGCGGCACGACCTGGCGGCCCTGCAATCGGATGCGGATGCGCTGCAGCGCCGCATCGCGGAACTGAACGCGCGGCTGGCGCGGCTGACGGCCAAGCGGAGCGCATGA
- a CDS encoding ferritin, with protein MLYPELFKTMEAVRWNMASDIPWGDFDRSKLTEDQAQTIKMNAITEWAALPATEMFLRDNRGDSDFCAFMSVWFFEEQKHSLVLIEYLRRFRPDLVPTEEELHKVRFEFDPAPELETLMLHFCGEIRLNHWYRCAADWHTEPVIKAIYKTIAQDEARHAGAYLQYMRRALHDRGESVSVSARQSFAKIGVLMASASRTAQAMHPTNLHVNKALFPNDTVQSRLPEPGWLERWLDTQIRFDNGWENRVASRILHIMSKLLDRNFETVKDLNRYRKEVMARMPGGGKDESDSGIILAS; from the coding sequence ATGCTTTATCCTGAACTTTTCAAGACCATGGAAGCCGTCCGGTGGAACATGGCTTCCGACATCCCCTGGGGCGACTTCGACCGCAGCAAGCTGACCGAAGACCAGGCGCAGACCATCAAGATGAACGCCATCACCGAGTGGGCGGCACTGCCGGCCACCGAGATGTTCCTGCGCGACAACCGTGGCGACAGTGATTTCTGCGCCTTCATGTCCGTCTGGTTTTTCGAAGAGCAGAAGCACTCGCTGGTATTGATCGAATACCTGCGCCGCTTCCGGCCAGACCTGGTCCCGACCGAAGAAGAACTGCACAAGGTGCGCTTCGAGTTCGACCCGGCTCCCGAGCTGGAAACGCTGATGCTGCACTTCTGCGGCGAGATTCGTCTGAACCACTGGTACCGCTGCGCGGCCGACTGGCACACCGAGCCCGTCATCAAGGCCATCTACAAGACCATCGCGCAGGACGAGGCGCGCCACGCCGGCGCCTATCTTCAGTACATGCGCCGTGCGCTGCATGACCGCGGCGAGTCGGTCAGCGTCAGCGCGCGCCAATCGTTCGCCAAGATCGGCGTGCTGATGGCCTCGGCCAGCCGCACCGCCCAGGCCATGCACCCGACCAACCTGCACGTGAACAAGGCGCTGTTCCCCAACGACACCGTGCAGTCGCGCCTGCCCGAGCCGGGCTGGCTCGAGCGCTGGCTGGACACCCAGATCCGTTTCGACAACGGCTGGGAGAACCGCGTGGCCAGCCGCATCCTGCACATCATGTCGAAGCTGCTGGACCGCAACTTCGAAACGGTGAAGGACCTGAACCGCTACCGCAAGGAAGTCATGGCGCGCATGCCCGGCGGCGGCAAGGACGAAAGCGACAGCGGCATCATCCTGGCCAGCTGA